CTTAATAAAATCCTAACTTCCTATCCTAAGCTGAAACGTTTATAATGGACTAGATAGTCTGGTAGTTTTTTAGCCGGCTAATGTGAAATCAAAGTTTTATGCAGAAAGGAAGCAAGGAAAACAGTGATTAACAAATGTCCCCACTGTGGGTTTGAACCTCTTGACGGTAAAATGGTTTGTCCGCGTTGTGGTGAAGAAATAAAAGAAAATATTGCCGGGAAACTTGCAACAATAAAAGAAAATAACCGCGAAAATAACGATTCCGTTAAATGGTCGGATTTTAAGGATGTCTCAATTGGTTCTGTGATAGAGGAGTCTTTAAATGAAGCAACTAAAGAAGATGAATTGGCTGATGTGAATCCTATTTTAGCTGATTATATTAAAAAACATAAAGATGACTACGAAGAAGCCGAACCAACTCCAACTTCACAAGAAAATAAAACGGAAGTTGAAGATGATGAAAAGAGTATTTCCGATAACGCTGAAATGAAAGAGGAATTGACTGACTCTCAGTTGAAGAATAAAAAAATTGATGAAAGAAAAAATGATCATTCAACAAATTTAGCAGATACTGCGCATGAGAAAAATTTAGCAGAGATTAAAGATGAAACAAAAGAAGAAATCGAAGTTGCAAAGGAAACAACAGAGTTAGAGGAAACAACTACTTTAGAAACGAAAACAATAGTTGATGATAAAGAAATAAAAGCTACGAAAAGTAAAGAAAAAGAAGTCCAAACTGAGCACACGACACCAAAAGCACCTATGTTAGAACAATTAAAAGTTGATCAGCATAAAACAGACGACACACACCTACAATCTGAGGCAAGTATTATATCCGAGTCAGCTGAAAATGATGGGGTAGATAGTGTAGCAACTACAGATATGAGTAATAGTAATACATCAATGCCTAAAACTCCGAAAAAGAAATGGCCTTACATTCTTTTGGCAGCAGCACTTGTTTTAGGGGGGACGGGTTATGGTTATTATGTTTATGATCAAAATGTAAAAGCAGCTGCTCAAGAAGCACAACAAAAAATTGAAAAACAAGAAGCAACAATACAAGACAAGTTGGCTGACTTTTATGCTGATGAGCAGCATCAATTTGTTAAAACAGATAAAACACGTTTTGAATTAGATGATTTAGCGACACAAGTTAAAGACTTGGCAAAGAAAGCTACTAATAAAGAAACAAAAGATCAGGCCCATAACTTGACCCTTGAAATAGCAAATATAAAAGAAAAAATTACTATTGTTACGAGTGTGAATAATTTGTTTGAAAGTCCAATTATAAATGGTACTGAGGTGAAAAACGATGTCGCAATCAAAGGCGATGCACCTAATGTTGAACCACTATCCTCAGGCGATGAATTTGCAAAAACAATCAATGGTGTTATTAGTGATGCAAAGTCGCAATTCAACGATTTGACATACGCCAAACAAGCAGTAGCCGTTCTTTATACGGATGATAAGGTTAAAGAAAATGCGAGTCGCACGCACTATCAAACAGCCCAAAAAGCGGTAGAAAAATTAGTTAACGGTAACCAAAAGAAAGCTTTAGCAGAAAACTTAAAAAAAGTTGACGCTGCATTAAGTAAACAAGAAGACGCAGCTGCTAAGAAAAAACAAGAGCAAGAAGCGGCAGCTAGTGCCGCAAATCAAGCACAAAATGCTACGAGTCAGCAAAATTCCCAGAAAAATAGTACTTTACCTGCGGAAGCTTCTCCTAATATGCATCCCAATACGGAGAATGCGCCGATTATGGCTACGAATCCAAGCGCAGTAGCAGATAGTGCGAACCCTGCTTGGACATGGAATTCTGGTATCCAAGAAAAAGTTATCCAAACCTGTATCGAACGGGGGTATATTGTGCCTGGTGGTTACTACTTAGAGCCTGTTACGATTGAAAATGGTGAGGGGTATTATAACTTGTTTGCCACTACTACCCAATCTTCTTTACTAAAAGGAATTTCAGCTAAAGCTTTACCATATTATATTGTTACAATTAATTGTAAAACCGGTTATTTCCGTGGTAACGGAAACGATCATACGATTAGATAATAAAAGAACGAATTTTATTTATTTTCTGATAATTGCTTGTCTTGCCCTCTTTTTTTCGTTATGATTAAAAGCAAACGAAAAGAAGGGGGCATTTTTTATGGAAGAAGTTCAGCGCTATGATAGCTTTTCAGATGGTGTAAAAGCCTGTGTGCCCACAATGTTAGGTTACATGGGGATAGGCTTTGCTGCAGGTGTAGTTGAAAAAGGAGTGGGGCTTTCTCTTTTAGAAATTTTATTGTTATCGTTATTTG
The genomic region above belongs to Enterococcus saigonensis and contains:
- a CDS encoding cell division site-positioning protein MapZ family protein → MINKCPHCGFEPLDGKMVCPRCGEEIKENIAGKLATIKENNRENNDSVKWSDFKDVSIGSVIEESLNEATKEDELADVNPILADYIKKHKDDYEEAEPTPTSQENKTEVEDDEKSISDNAEMKEELTDSQLKNKKIDERKNDHSTNLADTAHEKNLAEIKDETKEEIEVAKETTELEETTTLETKTIVDDKEIKATKSKEKEVQTEHTTPKAPMLEQLKVDQHKTDDTHLQSEASIISESAENDGVDSVATTDMSNSNTSMPKTPKKKWPYILLAAALVLGGTGYGYYVYDQNVKAAAQEAQQKIEKQEATIQDKLADFYADEQHQFVKTDKTRFELDDLATQVKDLAKKATNKETKDQAHNLTLEIANIKEKITIVTSVNNLFESPIINGTEVKNDVAIKGDAPNVEPLSSGDEFAKTINGVISDAKSQFNDLTYAKQAVAVLYTDDKVKENASRTHYQTAQKAVEKLVNGNQKKALAENLKKVDAALSKQEDAAAKKKQEQEAAASAANQAQNATSQQNSQKNSTLPAEASPNMHPNTENAPIMATNPSAVADSANPAWTWNSGIQEKVIQTCIERGYIVPGGYYLEPVTIENGEGYYNLFATTTQSSLLKGISAKALPYYIVTINCKTGYFRGNGNDHTIR